Genomic DNA from Manihot esculenta cultivar AM560-2 chromosome 15, M.esculenta_v8, whole genome shotgun sequence:
AATCCTTGAAACTGGAGATCAAAGAAAAAACAAGAGGCGTATTCTCATGTGTCAAAACTTTTCCTTCAGTTTTTGTGCTCTTATGGTCCAACCAAAGATGCAAATTGGCATCTATGTACCAAACATTCAAAGCATTGGTGACACTAAAACCTAACTCATGGGTCTTGCCATCCAGTAAACTCCCTAAAAATGGTGTTATTTCAATATCATAAGAAGGGAGATTGAATGAACCAATGGCAGTAATGGGTCTCCACAGGAGAGGATTGATCCCACCCGTATAAATTACAGTAAAAGGCCAAATTGCACCAACAATCTCTCCATCAAGGCTAACCACAACCTCCCTAAATGGACCATTTCCAGGGGTACTAGTAAGATTATTCGCAATAATATACTCGTTAGGATAATTTGAATACCAAAATTCATCATTCTCATGAAAAGAAACATAAACCTCCAATACAGCTCTATACACATTTTGAGGAATCTTAAATTTCTTCAACTGGGTAGCAGTTGAATTCACAATTTCATACCACAATCCATCATTCAATGGCAGATCTCTTGAAAAGGGTAAGATCAAATCAGCCTTAGAACCATGTGCACCTTTAATATTATTCAAGCCATCCTCGTAATATCTCAATTTCTCGTCAGCaggataaaaataaagagttatATTCACATGGTAGACCCCAGTATAGGTACTATCAACAAGATTACCAACATAAACAGCAAGTTCTTGGGTCTCATTCTTAACAAGCAACGAATAGTACCTTGTTATGTCCTTCTGCACAGACCAAAAAATCCCTGTTGCTCTTGGCTCCGCAGTGCAGCTTCTGAGAAGCTCTACCCCACCTAACCAAACCCCAAAAATGCGATCAAATTGCCTTCCTTTACAAGTTGCATTCCATTCAAGGACAATTTTGGAGAAGTGATGAGATGGGCAATGAGAGGGAGGAGTGTAGTTGGCAAGAACTGGAGGTTTGCCATATGTATAGCCAAAATCTTGCTGGAGAATAGTGTAAGCACAAGATTCAACCTTAGGGACATTGATGGGTTTAGTTACTTCAAAGTAAACAGTTGGTGGGGTGTCATCCAGGGGTTTGAAAGCAATAGTGGAGGCGGGTTCAGCAAGGAGGCTGTTGGCTTTATGAATGTTCGCTGTGGAGGGGACTGGatggaggaggaagaagaagaacaggAGGAGAGATGAGAGAGAGGTAGCCATGAATGGTTGTGTGTAGTTACTTTCCAAGAGGAGACCCAACCTTGGAATGAAAGAGAGGgcaaacttttttattttttataaagccGTGGATGATAACGATGGTGAGTTAAAAAAGATTGGGTAAATACATacatatgaaaattatataagaattatttaaaaatctaaatttatagaaattataataattaaataaaattaatcacattaaaaacaataaaaaaaagaaagtaatttttaataaaagttaaaatgcagtgaataaaaatttaaaatataattgttaatTCTTAAGATAATTTATAATACTAACACCATTTAGTTTtgataattaaaagaataatttttaatactatCTCCATCTTGGAataattattgtttaaaatttctgttattttatattatttattatttttaaaattttaaaataatatttatttttattttttatatgtgctcttactaatttttataaatataatatgatattttaaataaattattataaattttttagaattaatactattaattaattttatgaataaaCATTACACGATTTAAAAATGaaacatttatatatttatataaggtaacataataatatagatatatattttcaaaaatgggAATGAAATTAGGGCAAATGTAGTAATGCTTTGTAGGACATTAAAATGCTATGAAAATACATGGTAAAAAAAGAGAATAACttataattgttattttatttttattggaatCATGTGAGGTAAGGCTGAGTAttcttattttgttttattttattttattaattatgtaatacaatattttaaataaggcaatatattttctaaaatggGAATACtgaaatatagtaaaaaatctGCTTGTTATcttagaaaaggaaaagaatatattaaatctataactaattatttaataatcctAAATTAGGTTATAATTGAGAGGATGAAATTGGCATCTCTTATTAAATGCATTGGACAGTGGCTTGCTCACTTGTGTAAACTCCTAAGTAgattttttcattctttttaaGAGATTCAATAAAGACACcattttaaaattgaaccaGATTCGTTGTTCAACAGAAACACTTGTACAGAAATACATGGAGAGTCTAACGTTGATCCAATTCTGTAAGTATCTAGCTTACTACCCCTAGTACACTAAATTGTTAAAATACGTAGTCCTGCATGTATTCATCCCAAACATGTGCAGCTTCATAGATTGCAATCTAATGTCAAAATTCACAAAGTACCGTTTGCTTAAGCTAGGCTACTCTCCAGCTTGTAGCATAATAATGATGGTTCAGCAAACCAGAATCTTAGTGCACAGATAAGCAAGTCTCCACTGATTATGTTACCACATGAAACTAAAAATAAGTTTATCTATCAAAATTAGAcccttttatataataaaagcaAGTTTCAGAAGCATCTTCTGTACGAAGACTGCTTAAAAGCCAATGTTAATatataatttggagaaaatgaatGCCAAAGTCCATGATCATTGCTTGTGTTTACATTTTTTACTCCCTATACAAGTAAAGATTAAGTTTTTCAATGCAAACATAATTTCTCAATTAGCATTCCTTACTAACAAATCTCTAATTTCGTAAGTCTAACCAAATAGGAACTAATCCATTGATAGAGAGGAAAGCCGCACGCCAAGTGTGTAGCGAGTACCCACTGCAAAGCATCATACGACGTCTTCAAAACGCACCGTTTTAtggattttttgaaaaataatagagCAGGAACGATGTCGTCCGGCGATTTGGATTTACATTTCCCTGTTAGAATTTGGGTCAGTCTCAGTGTCGCCTCATGATTCGGACAAATGTTGATGGCTCAAGATCTTTCCTTCTctaaaaccctaaaccctacgTTCTCTCCATTACTAATCCACCCCAAAACCCTGACTATTAAACCCCAATTACTCTCTACTGTGTCGCTTTTCCGCCGAAATGCATCTTCTCGGCGAGAAATATGCGCATTCGCTGGCAGGAGCAAGAAGAAACCCGGAGGGACCTCCCCAGGTCGAATCGATGGGAACCCGGAGTTCCGGAGGCAAGCTAAGCGCAGTGCGCGACAGAAATCTCGGAAGCTGGCGGAGTCCCTCTTCTACCGATTGAAAAACCCGAATAAGAACTACGCCGATAACTTCTCAGAGGAGGAGCTGAACTTAATAGGTCTCGGGTACGACCGGATGGTCAGGTTCATGGATAAGGACGACCCAAATCTCAAACACCCTTATGATTGGTACAAGTATGGCGAGTTCGGACCGTACTCGTGGCGGGGAGTGGTTGTTGGGGACCCGATAGCAGGTCGTTTCACTGATGAGCGGGTAACTATGTATAGCGAAGTCAAAGACCAAGAAGAATGGGAGAAGATTGAGCAATTTGAAATGGAGGTTGATTTTGGAGAGAGATTGAAAATTTTGGATAAAAATGTTGGCTTTAGGCATTATTGGGTGTTTGTTAGGCATCCAAAATGGAGACTAAGTGAACAACCATGGCAGCAGTGGACATTGGTGAGTGAAGTAGTTCTGGAGGCTGGTAAACAGAGGATAGATAAGTGGAATTTGATGGCTAGGTTGGGGAATTATACGAGAAAATTGATAACACAATGTGCTGCTTGGTTTAGGCCAGATATTATCTATGTGAAGAGGCCGGTTTATCAATGTAGGTTTGAGCCTCAGGAGGACTTTTTCAGGGCTTTGACGCCATTGTTAGATCCAAAAACAGAGAGGGATTTTATGTGTGAGTTGAGGAATGAGGATAATGGTGGGAGTGTGGAAATGTGTACATATTATGAAGGCTTGTGTAAGATTGTGAAGGTGAGTCAGAAGGCATTTGTGGATGATGTGGTGAATGCATATGAGAAGTTGAGCGATGAGAAGAAGTCTGACTGTTTGGAGTTCTTGCTCAAGAACCATCCGGTACTGTTGTTGCATCCATATACCAAGGAGTGGAAGGCTAAGTTGGAGGAAATGGAGATGGGCTGTGATGCACCAGATGAAGATGATGATCATAGTAATGAGAATGAGTTCACTGATTGGATTGAGGATTATGGGGAAGGTGACACTgacaatgatgatgatgatcaaGAGGATGTGGTCGTGGACATGGAAATAGGCAAGGATGATGGTGTGTCAGGAACTGAAGTGGAGGGTTTGAATGAAGATGCAGATGAGGAAGAAGATGAGAGATACTGGGAAGAGAAGTTTAGGAAGGAAGTGAGTAGTGCAGAAGCAATGGAGAATCTAGCTAGATGGAGTGTAGAGACAACTACCGAATTGTACAAGAAGCAGTTGAAGGCAATGGAAAAGCAGGAAAAGGTCAAAAATGAAGATGGAGATGAAACTGCCTTGAGAGGTGTTAGAGCAAAAGTGAGTCCAAAAGAATGGGAAATTGCAGGAATTGGTAGATGGAGGAAGAGGGTTAGGAAGAGTAAAATTCCTCCGGAGTTGTTCTTGCGAGCAGCAGTTAGACCCTTCACCTATAGGAACCTTGTCAAGGAGATAGTTTTAACAAGGCATGCAATTTTGGATGGTGAAATTGGTAGGAAGGAATGATGCACCGAGTTCTTGAATTTCTAGTTCCATTTTTATAAGAGGTTGGTTTTATTGATTTGTCACAGTCCCAAATGATAGTAATGTAATATTTTCCTCCTCAGAATGATTGCAGTATACCAATAAAAAACAGATACATCAAGACAGTTTCTGATGACCAGTAGTCTAGCATAACCATCAACAAACTCGTAAAAACATCTTTCGACTACAGAGGTCAAAAACAAACaatcaattcaattattctACGCAGTTCAAATGCCTGAAATGCCACCTTACAGAATagttcaaaataatataaatgtgtGTGTCAGAGCCtgtagaaaagaaaagaaaaagaaattattgaatttaagcTCTTTCCTTCATTTTCAGAAaattcataaaacaactaccTCTTTTGTTTTTTGTATCAAAATTCAGCGCAATTGAACTTCAAGTTTTCTGCTTATATTTAGCACGCATATTTACTGAAAGATAATGATGATTAATTTGCTTGTGAAAGAAGTTGTAAGCACCGCTAAGCTAGTCACCTATGAGAGGACAAGAAATGGAAAATATGGATAACTTTGGTCTGCTCTAAATAATTCTTTTACCATTTAATGATGCACAATTACACATATGTTACAACATGAAAAAAGTAGGAAAGATCTTGTTTTTCAAATTCTCATTGCTAAGGGTAAAATgcgtattataaaattaaaaaatcttgaAAAGTTTTATAAAGTAAAAGAAAGGTGATAGAAGGCTAACTATCAAAATCTTGACCTAACctttcctttaaaaaaaaaagaaagttattATCTATATTATATGTGAAAGTGACAAGTTAATTTTAGAATTTCAAATTaccctttattttaaaaatattttattttatttgttaaaagaTTCTATATTTAAACCCAAATAAGTTAAAAGAACATTTTAAATACTTATATTCTATTCaagtttttttaatataattttacacAAAAAAATGCATTGCTTAAGCtaaaaaaaataagtattaTTGACAGAAAAATTGAATTGTCACCAATAATATGGTTTAACAACAATAAATTTACCTctgatatattttaattcattctTAATAGTGACAACTAATTTGTtgctaataaattatttaagctAAAAAAAACTAATAGTGACAGATTAATTCGGCACTAATAATatgatttatcaataataaatctACTGCTATGCATACTAACTTTTAGTAACAACAAATCTTGTCGCTGGTAATTTTTAGCAAAGCAAATTTACGaaacaaatttaaattcataaacaatttcgattatttttttggaaaagaaattcaattgcaaatatttttagaaaaaaatttaatatttattttaataataattctaaTTTATAACAAAGAGTCTACTATAAATTataacttaaaaacttaggaTATATAAATGGGAAGGAAAATAATGAAATTGTCAAAAATATAAATCATCACAATGAAAAACTAAATTCAATttgctattaaaattaatttaacatttaTTAGAATTTAGTCCTActtattattctatttttattataattctaaatataaataatttagattgtaattaaaaaatctaaattaaaaCGTTAGTTTTACATAATGAAAAATCTATTTTGTAaacaattttttgaaaaaacggAAAtctgttttttaataaaaaaaaaaatcatttccataaaaaatttaactacaAACACGATAATTCAATACATCAGAGAGATCGTAGATGTACAATTCCGATCTGGACCAGGTGCTACTAACTCCTGCACCAGCCACCAGGAGCTGCTAGCCCAAGATCTTTTATGCGCCAAAGTAATCCTCAGGGACAAAGAACTTCAATCCAATGGCCTACAACGAAAGGAAAGATTTAGTTACCTGGtcacattaaataaaaaaatttgaatatcaCCATACTAAACATGTAAGAGATAACAAACATACATCTTATTCAGCAATCAAATTTGGCCCAACTTAAAATTCTCTCTCCAAGTGCAATACAAAAAATTTCATACATGTCGTGAATAGATTCCACCTTTACAATTAACACAAAAATTAGTCCAAAATGGATCCAGTACATCTAATCGTTTTCAAGTGCCTGCTCTTTTATTGCAGATTCGTTCAAGGTGGTTCCTGATATTACATCACTGAAAGAGAAGTGaatcttattttatataaaaaattattttgtttctaCAGGATGCATTGGAACTTGAGATATACCCTCACCCTACACCAGCAAGTGAAGCACTCTATTGATAATGTAAACATCAACACAATCCATAGATTTTGGCATCTACACAAGAAAATAGGTAATCCGTAGTTTTGGCATCATATTGAGAACAGAACATAC
This window encodes:
- the LOC110602506 gene encoding peptide-N4-(N-acetyl-beta-glucosaminyl)asparagine amidase A; translation: MATSLSSLLLFFFFLLHPVPSTANIHKANSLLAEPASTIAFKPLDDTPPTVYFEVTKPINVPKVESCAYTILQQDFGYTYGKPPVLANYTPPSHCPSHHFSKIVLEWNATCKGRQFDRIFGVWLGGVELLRSCTAEPRATGIFWSVQKDITRYYSLLVKNETQELAVYVGNLVDSTYTGVYHVNITLYFYPADEKLRYYEDGLNNIKGAHGSKADLILPFSRDLPLNDGLWYEIVNSTATQLKKFKIPQNVYRAVLEVYVSFHENDEFWYSNYPNEYIIANNLTSTPGNGPFREVVVSLDGEIVGAIWPFTVIYTGGINPLLWRPITAIGSFNLPSYDIEITPFLGSLLDGKTHELGFSVTNALNVWYIDANLHLWLDHKSTKTEGKVLTHENTPLVFSLISSFKDLNGTFLSTARRSISSKGWVKSSLGKITTRFNQNFSYINSMELGDDGNLQIVNQKINFNDSVSFRKLTSSVHSFRSLKDFSIDLYSNFLDQGNGTSFYVTNLTLGFNEKKSKDAGFRFGTGSLKNLQSAQGSMVVENNLVVSGVGSTQQAYKYDDGKFCYSRDVSSSNYTIIADKVRNKCNKDEQSHLGFGFGKWWPFLT
- the LOC110602460 gene encoding uncharacterized protein LOC110602460, with the protein product MLMAQDLSFSKTLNPTFSPLLIHPKTLTIKPQLLSTVSLFRRNASSRREICAFAGRSKKKPGGTSPGRIDGNPEFRRQAKRSARQKSRKLAESLFYRLKNPNKNYADNFSEEELNLIGLGYDRMVRFMDKDDPNLKHPYDWYKYGEFGPYSWRGVVVGDPIAGRFTDERVTMYSEVKDQEEWEKIEQFEMEVDFGERLKILDKNVGFRHYWVFVRHPKWRLSEQPWQQWTLVSEVVLEAGKQRIDKWNLMARLGNYTRKLITQCAAWFRPDIIYVKRPVYQCRFEPQEDFFRALTPLLDPKTERDFMCELRNEDNGGSVEMCTYYEGLCKIVKVSQKAFVDDVVNAYEKLSDEKKSDCLEFLLKNHPVLLLHPYTKEWKAKLEEMEMGCDAPDEDDDHSNENEFTDWIEDYGEGDTDNDDDDQEDVVVDMEIGKDDGVSGTEVEGLNEDADEEEDERYWEEKFRKEVSSAEAMENLARWSVETTTELYKKQLKAMEKQEKVKNEDGDETALRGVRAKVSPKEWEIAGIGRWRKRVRKSKIPPELFLRAAVRPFTYRNLVKEIVLTRHAILDGEIGRKE